The region CAACGCGTCGGACATCGCATCAAGCATCGTTTTCACCGCGAAATCCGCATCCTTCAACACGAGTTGCGGAAATCGCGATGCCAGCTGGGCGACCAACTCGGATTTGGTCATACTTCAGCAGACCTCGCGAGGCTTACTGGTTCTGGCCGTCGAGCTTCGCCTTCAGCAGCGCGCCGAGGTTGGTCGTACCGGTCGCAGCGGCGCTCGAATCGGCTTGCAGGCCGCGCATCGCTTCCTGCTGCTCGGCCGAATCCTTCGCCTTGATCGACAGGTTGATGCCGCGCGACTTGCGATCGATGTTGATCACCATCGCGTTGACCTTCTCGCCTTCCTTCAGCACGTTGCGAGCGTCTTCGACGCGATCCTGCGAGATTTCCGACGCACGCAGGTAGCCCTCGACGTCCGGCGTCAGCGTGATGACCGCGCCCTTCGCATCGACCGACTTCACGACGCCGTCGACGATCGAACCCTTGTCGTTCATCGCGACGTAGTTGCTGAACGGATCGCCTTCGAGCTGCTTGATGCCGAGCGAAATGCGTTCCTTCTCGACGTCGATGCCGAGCACGATCGCCTCGACTTCATCGCCCTTCTTGTACTTGCGGACAGCCTCTTCGCCGGCTTCGCTCCACGACAGGTCCGACAGGTGGACGAGGCCGTCGATGCCGCCCGGCAGGCCGATGAACACGCCGAAATCGGTGATCGACTTGATCGCGCCCGTGATCTTGTCGCCCTTCTTGAAGTTGCGGCTGAAGTCGTCCCACGGATTCGGCTTGCACTGCTTCATGCCGAGGCTGATACGACGACGATCTTCGTCGATCTCGAGCACCATGACTTCGACTTCGTCGCCGAGCTGGACAACCTTCGACGGAGCGACGTTCTTGTTCGTCCAGTCCATTTCCGACACGTGGACGAGGCCTTCGATGCCCGATTCCACTTCGACGAACGCGCCGTAGTCGGTGATGTTCGTGACCTTGCCGAACAGGCGCGTGCCCGACGGGTAACGGCGCGAGATGCCTTCCCACGGATCGTCGCCCAGTTGCTTGATGCCGAGCGACACGCGGTTCTTCTCTTGGTCGAACTTGAGGATCTTCGCGGTGACTTCCTGGCCGACCGACAGGACTTCGCTCGGGTGACGCACGCGGCGCCATGCGATGTCGGTGATGTGCAGCAGGCCGTCGATGCCGCCGAGGTCCACGAACGCGCCGTAATCGGTGATGTTCTTGACGACGCCGTTGACGATCGCGCCTTCCTTGAGCGTCTCGAGCAGCTTCGCGCGCTCTTCGCCTTGCGTGGCTTCGATCACCGCGCGGCGCGACAGCACGACGTTGTTACGCTTGCGGTCGAGCTTGATCACGCGGAACTCGAGCGTCTTGCCTTCGTACGGGGTCGTGTCCTTGACGGGACGCGTGTCGACGAGCGAGCCCGGCAGGAACGCGCGGATGCCGTTGACCATCACCGTCATGCCGCCCTTCACCTTGCCGGTGATCGTGCCCGTGACGAGTTCGTTGTTGTCGAGCGCCTTTTCCAGCGACAGCCACGAAGCCAGACGCTTCGCCTTGTCGCGCGACAGGATCGTGTCGCCGTAGCCGTTTTCCAGCGCGTCGATCGCGACGGAAACGAAATCGCCCGCCTGAACCTCAACCTCGCCCTGATCGTTCAGGAATTCCTCGATCGGAATGTAGGCCTCGGACTTCAGGCCGGCATTGACGACCACGAAGTTGTGGTCGACACGCACGACTTCGGCGGAGATCACTTCGCCGGCGCGCATGTCTTGGCGGGTCAGCGACTCTTCGAACAGAGCCGCAAAGGATTCGGTATTCGGGTTGGAGGTTTGCAGGTCGGACATAAAAATCGGTTTGTGCGTGGTTTCGCTCTACCGCCCGCGCCGGCCGCAACGGCTGGCGACGCGCCCGCGAATCCACACGGGGTTAAGGGTTTAACACACGCTTCGCGCGACGCGCGAAGCACCTACTGCGCTTTTTGCCCCCGATCAGGCGGGCTGGCCGAGTTCCCGGTACCACGCGAGCACCTGTTCGACCGATTGCTCGATCGTCAAGGCCGATGTGTCGAGGGGCTTGGCGTCCGCCGCAGGCTTGAGCGGCGCGGCCGCGCGGTTGCTGTCGCGCGCGTCGCGCTCCCGCAAATCCTGGAGCAAGTTATCTATATTAGCAGAAAAACCTTTTTGCATCAATTGCTTATGCCGGCGCGCGGCGCGCGCCTCGACGCTCGCCGTCAGGAATACCTTCAGCACCGCGTCCGGGAAGATCAGCGTCCCCATGTCGCGGCCGTCCGCGACGAGCCCGGGCGTCTTGCGAAACGCGCGCTGCCGCGCGACGAGCGCCGCGCGCACGCTCGCATGGACCGCGATCGCCGAGGCCCGGTTGCCGACCGCCTCCGCGCGGATCTCGTCGGACACGTCGACGCCGTCGAGCTGCGCGCAGCCCTCGCGGAACGTGATGTGCAGGCCGTCGACCAGGCTGGCGAGCGCGTCGGCGTCGTCCGGCTCGACCTGATAGCGGATGCTCGCGAGCGCCGCGAGCCGGTACAGCGCGCCGCTGTCGAGCAGGTGAAAGCCGAGATGCGCGGCGACGAGCGCCGCGACGGTGCCCTTGCCGGACGCCGTCGGGCCGTCGATCGTAATAACTGGGGTCGGGTGAAAAGGTCGAGTCGATTTCATCGGGTGGGTCAATACGGGCGTCACGCGTTCGCGAGCGCGAGGAAACGGTCGAAATAGTCGGGGAACGTCTTGCCGACGCACTTCGGATCGTTGATGCGCACGGGCACGCCGCCCAGGCTCACGAGCGAAAAGCACATCGCCATCCGGTGATCGTCGTAGGTGTCGATCGACGCATTCGGCGTGAGTTGCGCGGGCGGAGTCACGACGAGGTAGTCCGCGCCCTCTTCGACCGTCGCGCCGACCTTGCGCAGCTCGGTGGCCATCGCGGCGATCCGGTCGGTCTCCTTCACGCGCCAGCTGCCGATGTTGCGCAGCGTGCTCGGGCCGTCGGCGAACAGCGCGGCGACCGCGATCGTCATCGCGGCGTCCGGAATCAGGTTGAAGTCCATGTCGATCGGCGCGAGCCTGCCGTGGTCATGGCCGATGCCGCGCACCTCGATCCAGTCGTCGCCCATCGTCACGTTCGCGCCCATCTGCATCAGCGCGTTCGCGAAGCCGACGTCGCCCTGGATGCTCGCGCGGCCGACGCCCTCGACGCGCAGCGGCCCGCCGCCGAGCGCGCCCGCCGCGAGGAAATACGACGCCGACGACGCGTCGCCCTCGACCATGATCGTGCCGGGCGACCGGTAGCGCACGCCCGCCGGCACCGTGAAGCGCTGCCAGCCGTCGCGCTCCACCGTCACGCCGAAGCGCGCCATCAGCTTGATCGTGATCTCGATGTACGGCTTAGAGATCAGCTCGCCGTCGATCTCGACGACGCTCGCGCCATCCTTCGCCTTCACGAGCGGCAGCGTCATCAGCAGCGCGGTCAGGAACTGGCTCGACACGTCGCCGCGCACGCGGATCGGCGCGTCGACCGAAATCGTCGCGGGCCGGATCCTGAGCGGCGGGAAGCCCTCGTTGCCCTCGTAGTCGATCCGCGCGCCGATCTGGCGCAACCCGTCGACGAGGTCGCCGATCGGGCGCTCGTGCATCCGCGGCACCCCGTGAATCCGGTACTCGCCGCCGTTGACCGCGAGCGCCGCCGTCAGCGGCCGCACCGCGGTGCCCGCGTTGCCGAGGAAGAGATCGGCGGTCTTCGCGGTGAACGCGCCGCGCGTGCCGCCGACGACGCAGGTGCCGCCGTCGCGCGACAGCTTCACGCCGAGCTTCGTCAACGCATCGAGCATCACGCGCGTATCGTCGGAATCGAGCAGGTTCGTGACGGTCGTCTCGCCCTCCGCGAGCGCCGCGAGCAGCAGCACGCGGTTCGAAATGCTCTTCGAGCCGGGCAGGCGCACCGTGCCTTGCGCATGGGAGAACGGGCCGAGATCGAGATGTTCCATGTGAGATCCTGTTCCGGAAGTGTCTGAACGGACAGCGGGGGCGGGCTTCGCGCCGCGCTCGCGCCAGGCGGCGCGCGCGGCGCGCGAGCGCGCGAACACGGCCTCGAGCGCGGCGCCGTCACCCGCGTCGATCGCCGCGCGCAGACGCGCGAGCACCGCGGTGTACGCGTCGAGCTCGTCGAGGAGCGCCGCGCGGTTCGCGAGGCAGACGTCGCACCACATTTCGGGGCTCGACGCGGCGATGCGCGTGAAATCGCGGAAACCGCCCGCCGCATACGAGAACTTCAGCTCGGCGTCGGATTCGCCGAGAATCTGCTCGACGAGCGCGAACGACAGCACGTGCGGCAGGTGGCTCACCGCCGCGAACACGCGGTCGTGCTGCTCGGCGCTCATCGCGCGCACGTCGGCGCGCGCCGCGCGCCACATCGCTTCGACGCGCGCGAGCGCGTCGGGCGCGTTCTCCGGCAGCGCGCATAGCACGACGTTGCGGCCGACGTACAGATCGGCGAGCGCCGCGTCGACGCCGCTCGATTCGCGCCCGGCGATCGGGTGGCCCGGCACGAACTGGCCGATCCGCGCGCCGAGCGCCGCGCGCGCGGCCGCGACGACGTCCGACTTCGTGCTGCCCGCGTCGGTGACGATCGTCGATGCATCGAGAAACGGCGCGATCCGCGCAAGCAGCGGGCCCGTCTGAGCGACGGGCGCGGCGAGCAGCACGAGGTCCGCGCCCGCGAGCGCATCGCGCAGTTGCGCATCGTCGTCGAGCGCCGCCGCGCGATCGATCACGCGCAACGCGAGCGCGCGCCCGATCGACGCCGACGAGCGGCCGACGCCCACCACCTCGCGCCGGCCGCCCGACGCGCCTTCACGCAACGCGAGCGCGAGCGAGCCGCCGATCAGCCCGACGCCGAAAATCACCAGTTTGTCGAAATAAAAGCCTGACACGACGAGAGCCAAGTAACGCGCGCCCCGGAAGAGCCCGGGCGCGCAAGGTCAATATCGAACGGTCGCACGCGGCGCGGACGCGAAGGCTCGCCGTCACGCGCCGGCGGGCACCGCCGCCCGCACCGGGCGCCGCATCGACCGATGCGGCGGATGCGGCCGCACCGGCGCGCCGCGCGTCACCGCGCGCGCGGATACGAACCGAGAATCTTCAGAAAAGCCGCCTTCCTGCCAAGCTCCGCGAGCGCACCCTGGACAGCGGCGTCGTCGCGATGCCCTTCGATGTCGATGTAGAAGTAATACTCCCACGTGCCGACCCGCGCCGGGCGCGACTCGAAGCGCGTCATCGACACGCCGTGCCGTGCAAGCGGCTCGAGCAGCTTGAACACCGCGCCCGGCTCGTTCTTCACCGACACGATGAGCGAGGTCTGATCATGCCCGCTCGGCCCCGCCGGCTCCTGGCCGATCACCGCGAAGCGCGTGCGGTTGTGCGGATCGTCCTGGATCAGCGCATAGGCGATCTGCAGCCCGTAGTGCGTCGCCGCGCGGTCGCCCGCGATCGCGGCGACCGTCGCGTCGTCGGCCGCGAGCCGCGCGGCTTCCGCGTTGCTCGCGACCGCCTGCCGCTCGAGATGCGGCGCGTTCGACGCGAGCCATTGCTGGCACTGCGCGAGCGCCTGCGCATGCGCGCACACGCGCTTCACGCCGTCGAGCTTGCCTGTTTGCGTGAGCAGATTGTGATGAATCGGCAGCGACAGCTCGCCGCCGATCAGAAGCTGCGTATGCAGCAGCAGATCGAGCGTGCGCGACACCGCGCCTTCCGACGAATTCTCGACCGGCACGACGCCGAACGTCGCGGCGCCCGCCTCGACCGAGCGGAACACCTCGTCGATCGACGGGCAAGGCAGCCCCTCGATCGATTGGCCGAAGTAGTCGAACATCGCCTGTTCGCTATAGGTGCCGACGGGCCCGAGGAACGCGACGTGTATCGTCTGCTCGAGATCGCGGCTCGCCGCCATGATCTCGCGCCAGATCGCGCTGATGTGCTCGCTCGCGAGCGGCCCGGCGCTCATGTCCTGCAAGCGCGCGATCACCTGCTGCTCGCGCTCCGGCCGGAACACGGGCGCGTTGAAGTGCTTCTTGACCTCGCCGACCTCGAGCGCGACCGCCGCGCGCTGATTCAGCAGCGCGATCAGTTGCGTGTCGATCGCGTCGATGCGCTCGCGCAGAGGCTTCAGGCGGGAATTGAGTTCGTCGTCCATGACTTGACCAACAATGCGTAAGGAGCGGCGCGCGTCACGCGCAGCGCCGCTCGAAATCCTTCATGTACTCGACGAGCGCCTGCACGCCCGCGAGCGGCACCGCGTTGTAGATCGACGCCCGCATGCCGCCGACGGACTTGTGGCCCTTCAACTGCAGCAGCCCGCGCTCTTTTGCGCCGGCAAGGAAGTCTTCGTTGCGCGATTCGTCGGCGAGAAAGAACGGCACGTTCATCCGCGAACGCGCTGGCTTCTCGACCTTGTTCAGATAGAAGCCGCTCGCGTCGATCGCGTCGTACAGCAGCTTCGATTTTTCGATGTTGCGCGCCTCGATCGCGGCCAGGCCGCCCTGCGCCTTCAGCCACTTGAACACGAGGCCCGCGATGTAGATCGCATAGGTGGGCGGCGTGTTGTAGAGCGAATTGTTGAGCGCGACCGTCTTCCATTCGAACGCCGACGGGCAGATCGACAGCGCGCGATCGAGCAGATCCTCGCGCACGATCACGAGCGTCACGCCCGCCATCCCGATGTTCTTCTGCGCGCCGCCGAAGATCGCGCCGTACTTCTCGATCTCGATCGGACGCGACAGGATGTGTGACGACACGTCGGCGACGAGCGGCACGTTGCCGAGATCGGGGATGTCGAACGTCTCGACGCCGTCGATCGTCTCGTTCGTGCACAGGTGCACGTACGCCGGATCGTCCGACATCCGCCATTCGGAGAACGCCGGCACGCGCGTGAAGCCCGCGTCCGTCTTGCCCGTCGCGGCCAGATGCGGCACGCAGTACTTCTTCGCCTCGTTGAACGATTTCTGCGACCACGAGCCCGTGATGACGAAATCGGCGGTCGTGCGCGAGCCGAGCAGGTTCATCGGCACGATCGCATTCTCGGCGATCCCCCCGCCCTGCAGGAACAGGATCCGGTAGTTCGCGGGCACACCGAGCAATTCGCGCAGGTCGGCAAGCGCGGCCTCGTGAATCGACATGAATTCCTTGCCGCGATGGCTCATTTCCATCACGCTCATGCCGCTGCCGTTCCAGTCGAGCATTTCGGCGGCCGCCTGGCGCAGCACTTCCTCGGGCATCGCCGCGGGGCCGGCGGAGAAATTAAAGACGCGCATCGTGAAAAACCTCGGAAGGGACCCGGCCGCTTCGAACCGGCCGAATGCCGCGCGGGAAAAGGAAATGGCCGCTTGCGCTGTCGCGCAAACGGCCATTATCGCACTGTCCTGATGAACCCGCCAAACACGGGCGACGCACGTCGCCCCGGCCGGCGGGCCTCAGCCGATGCGGCTTACTTGCCCGGCTTGACCGCCGCGACTTCCTTGTCGGCCTGGTCGCGCGTCGCCTTGATCGCCTGCGGCATGTACTTCTGCATCAGGCCGTTCACGACGTCGCGGCCGACCTGGTCCTGGACCTGAATGAACTTGCGGCCCGTCGGGCTCTTGTAGAACGTCGTCAGATCCTTGATCTCCGACGTGCTGTAGTACTTCGCGTACGCGTCGTACTGAGCCTGCATCGCGTCGTTCGTGAACTGCTGCGTGCCGAACACCTTGCCCGCGCCGTCGACCAGCTTCGGCACCGCGTTCTTCTGCAGCGTCGGCACGGCGGCCTGCTTCTGCTTGTCGTTCAGCGTCTTGTTCTCCGACAGCGCGTCCGAGAGGATCGCCGGCACGAGTTGCTTCGATTGCATCTCGGCGCTGTTCGCGATCGCCGACACGAGCTTCGGCGCGTCGATTGCGTCGAGCAGATCCTTGATCGCCGCCTTCTTGTCCGCGTCGATCGGAGCAGCGGCCGCCGGAGCCGAAGTCTGGTTCGACAGCGATTGCGCCATCGCGAATGCCGGAACCATCGCCGCCAGCAGGACCAGTTGCTTGAATCGTTTTTGCATCATCACTCCCTCATGGAAATATGTACAGTTTATACGCCGCGCCCGTCACGCCACCTCTTTGCGCGCGCCGGGCGCCGGCTCGACGGTCACAACCTGACTCAGGCGTCGCCGCCCTCCACCGCATCGTCGTCGGCATCGGCGTCCGCCTCGGCGATCTGCTGCAGACCCGAAAGCTTGGTGCCTTCATCGAGACTGATGAGTGTAACACCTTGCGTCGCCCGCCCCATCTCGCGAATCTCCGACACGCGCGTGCGGATCAGCACGCCCGCCGTCGTGATCAGCATGATCTGATCCTCGGGGTCGACGAGCGTCGCGGCAACGACGCGGCCGTTGCGCTCGGAGGTCTGGATCGCGATCATCCCCTTCGTGCCACGCCCGTGGCGCGTGTACTCGGTGATCGGCGTGCGCTTGCCGTAGCCGTTCTCGGTCGCGGTCAGCACCGACTGTTCCTCGCTGCCCGCGACGAGCATCGCGATCACCTGCTGGGCGTCGTCGAGCTGCATCCCGCGCACGCCGCGCGCCTCGCGGCCCATCGGCCGCACGTCGTTCTCGTCGAAACGCACCGCCTTGCCGGCGTCGGAGAACAGCATCACGTCGTGCGCGCCGTCGGTGATCGCCGCGCCGATCAGGTAATCGCCGTCGTCGAGGCCGACCGCGATGATGCCCTTCTTCATCGGGCGGCTGAACGCTTCGAGCGGCGTCTTCTTGACCGTGCCCAAAGCCGTCGTCATGAACACGTACTTGTCGGCCGAGAATTCCCTCACGGGCAGCACGACATTGATCTTCTCGCCGTCCTGCAGCGGGAACATGTTGACGATCGGACGGCCGCGCGAGTTGCGCGAGCCCTGCGGCACCTCGTACACCTTGACCCAGTACACGCGGCCGCGGTTCGAGAAGCACAGGATGTAGTCGTGCGTGTTCGCGATGAACAGCGTCTCGATCCAGTCGTCTTCCTTCATCTGCGTCGCCTGCTTGCCGCGGCCGCCGCGCTTTTGCGCACGGTACTCGGACAGCGGCTGCGACTTCACGTAGCCCGCGTGCGACATCGTGACCACCATGTCCTGCGGCGTGATCAGGTCTTCGGTGTTCAGCTCGGTCGCGTTCAGCTCGATCTTCGAGCGGCGCGCATCGCCGAACTCCGCCTTCACCTGCGTCAGTTCGTCGCCGATCAGCGTCGTGATCCGCTCGGGCCGCGCGAGAATGTCGAGCAGATCGGCGATCTGCGCCATCACGTCGCGATATTCGCCGATGATCTTGTCCTGCTCGAGGCCCGTGAGGCGCTGCAGGCGCATCTGGAGGATTTCCTGCGCCTGCGTGTCGGACAGCCGGTACAGGCCGTCGCCCTGCATCCCGAACGCCGGACTCAGGCCCTCCGGACGGTACGCGTCGCGCCCGCCGGCCGCCGCGTTCTCGGTTTCCGCGCGCGTGAGCATGTCGCGCACGAGCGACGAATCCCACGATTTCGCCATCAGCTCCTGCTTCGCGATCGGCGGCGTCGGCGCGGCCTTGATGATCGCGATGAACTCGTCGATGTTCGCGAGCGCGACGGCGAGGCCTTCGAGCACGTGGCCGCGCTCGCGCGCCTTGCGCAGTTCGTAGACGGTGCGCCGCGTCAGCACTTCGCGCCGATGCGACAGGAAGCACTGCAGGATCTCCCGCAGATTCAGGAGCTTCGGCTGGTTGTCGACGAGCGCGACCATGTTCATGCCGAACGTGTCCTGCAGCTGAGTCGCCTTGTACAGGTTGTTCAGCACCACCTCGGGCACTTCGCCGCGCTTGAGCTCGATCACGACGCGCATGCCGCTCTTGTCGGATTCGTCGCGGATGTCGGAGATGCCCTCGAGCTTCTTCTCGTTGACGAGCTCCGCGATCCGCTCGAGCAGCGAGCGCTTGTTGACCTGGTACGGCAGTTCGTCGACGATGATCGCCATGCGCTGGCCGCGGTCGATCTCCTCGAAGTGCGTGGCCGCGCGCATCACGACGCGCCCGCGCCCGGTGCGATAGCCGTCGCGCACACCGGCGACGCCGTAGATGATGCCGGCCGTCGGGAAATCGGGCGCGGGGATGATCTCGATCAGTTCGTCGACGCTCGCCTGCGGATTGTTCAGCAGGTAAAGGCAGGCGTCGACGACCTCGTTCAGGTTGTGCGGCGGGATGTTGGTCGCCATGCCGACCGCGATCCCCGACGAACCGTTGATGAGGAGGTTCGGAATCCGCGACGGCAGGATGAGCGGCTGCATCTCGCTGCCGTCGTAGTTCGGGCCGAAGTCGACGGTTTCCTTGTCGATGTCCGCGAGCAGTTCGTGGCCGATCTTGGCCATCCGGATTTCGGTGTAGCGCA is a window of Burkholderia mallei ATCC 23344 DNA encoding:
- a CDS encoding DUF2059 domain-containing protein; its protein translation is MQKRFKQLVLLAAMVPAFAMAQSLSNQTSAPAAAAPIDADKKAAIKDLLDAIDAPKLVSAIANSAEMQSKQLVPAILSDALSENKTLNDKQKQAAVPTLQKNAVPKLVDGAGKVFGTQQFTNDAMQAQYDAYAKYYSTSEIKDLTTFYKSPTGRKFIQVQDQVGRDVVNGLMQKYMPQAIKATRDQADKEVAAVKPGK
- the aroA gene encoding 3-phosphoshikimate 1-carboxyvinyltransferase, encoding MEHLDLGPFSHAQGTVRLPGSKSISNRVLLLAALAEGETTVTNLLDSDDTRVMLDALTKLGVKLSRDGGTCVVGGTRGAFTAKTADLFLGNAGTAVRPLTAALAVNGGEYRIHGVPRMHERPIGDLVDGLRQIGARIDYEGNEGFPPLRIRPATISVDAPIRVRGDVSSQFLTALLMTLPLVKAKDGASVVEIDGELISKPYIEITIKLMARFGVTVERDGWQRFTVPAGVRYRSPGTIMVEGDASSASYFLAAGALGGGPLRVEGVGRASIQGDVGFANALMQMGANVTMGDDWIEVRGIGHDHGRLAPIDMDFNLIPDAAMTIAVAALFADGPSTLRNIGSWRVKETDRIAAMATELRKVGATVEEGADYLVVTPPAQLTPNASIDTYDDHRMAMCFSLVSLGGVPVRINDPKCVGKTFPDYFDRFLALANA
- the gyrA gene encoding DNA gyrase subunit A → MDQFAKETLPTSLEEEMRKSYLDYAMSVIVGRALPDVRDGLKPVHRRVLFAMHELNNDWNRPYKKSARIVGDVIGKYHPHGDTAVYDTIVRMAQDFSLRYMLVDGQGNFGSVDGDNAAAMRYTEIRMAKIGHELLADIDKETVDFGPNYDGSEMQPLILPSRIPNLLINGSSGIAVGMATNIPPHNLNEVVDACLYLLNNPQASVDELIEIIPAPDFPTAGIIYGVAGVRDGYRTGRGRVVMRAATHFEEIDRGQRMAIIVDELPYQVNKRSLLERIAELVNEKKLEGISDIRDESDKSGMRVVIELKRGEVPEVVLNNLYKATQLQDTFGMNMVALVDNQPKLLNLREILQCFLSHRREVLTRRTVYELRKARERGHVLEGLAVALANIDEFIAIIKAAPTPPIAKQELMAKSWDSSLVRDMLTRAETENAAAGGRDAYRPEGLSPAFGMQGDGLYRLSDTQAQEILQMRLQRLTGLEQDKIIGEYRDVMAQIADLLDILARPERITTLIGDELTQVKAEFGDARRSKIELNATELNTEDLITPQDMVVTMSHAGYVKSQPLSEYRAQKRGGRGKQATQMKEDDWIETLFIANTHDYILCFSNRGRVYWVKVYEVPQGSRNSRGRPIVNMFPLQDGEKINVVLPVREFSADKYVFMTTALGTVKKTPLEAFSRPMKKGIIAVGLDDGDYLIGAAITDGAHDVMLFSDAGKAVRFDENDVRPMGREARGVRGMQLDDAQQVIAMLVAGSEEQSVLTATENGYGKRTPITEYTRHGRGTKGMIAIQTSERNGRVVAATLVDPEDQIMLITTAGVLIRTRVSEIREMGRATQGVTLISLDEGTKLSGLQQIAEADADADDDAVEGGDA
- the cmK gene encoding cytidylate kinase CmK → MKSTRPFHPTPVITIDGPTASGKGTVAALVAAHLGFHLLDSGALYRLAALASIRYQVEPDDADALASLVDGLHITFREGCAQLDGVDVSDEIRAEAVGNRASAIAVHASVRAALVARQRAFRKTPGLVADGRDMGTLIFPDAVLKVFLTASVEARAARRHKQLMQKGFSANIDNLLQDLRERDARDSNRAAAPLKPAADAKPLDTSALTIEQSVEQVLAWYRELGQPA
- the pheA gene encoding prephenate dehydratase; this encodes MDDELNSRLKPLRERIDAIDTQLIALLNQRAAVALEVGEVKKHFNAPVFRPEREQQVIARLQDMSAGPLASEHISAIWREIMAASRDLEQTIHVAFLGPVGTYSEQAMFDYFGQSIEGLPCPSIDEVFRSVEAGAATFGVVPVENSSEGAVSRTLDLLLHTQLLIGGELSLPIHHNLLTQTGKLDGVKRVCAHAQALAQCQQWLASNAPHLERQAVASNAEAARLAADDATVAAIAGDRAATHYGLQIAYALIQDDPHNRTRFAVIGQEPAGPSGHDQTSLIVSVKNEPGAVFKLLEPLARHGVSMTRFESRPARVGTWEYYFYIDIEGHRDDAAVQGALAELGRKAAFLKILGSYPRAR
- the rpsA gene encoding 30S ribosomal protein S1, which encodes MSDLQTSNPNTESFAALFEESLTRQDMRAGEVISAEVVRVDHNFVVVNAGLKSEAYIPIEEFLNDQGEVEVQAGDFVSVAIDALENGYGDTILSRDKAKRLASWLSLEKALDNNELVTGTITGKVKGGMTVMVNGIRAFLPGSLVDTRPVKDTTPYEGKTLEFRVIKLDRKRNNVVLSRRAVIEATQGEERAKLLETLKEGAIVNGVVKNITDYGAFVDLGGIDGLLHITDIAWRRVRHPSEVLSVGQEVTAKILKFDQEKNRVSLGIKQLGDDPWEGISRRYPSGTRLFGKVTNITDYGAFVEVESGIEGLVHVSEMDWTNKNVAPSKVVQLGDEVEVMVLEIDEDRRRISLGMKQCKPNPWDDFSRNFKKGDKITGAIKSITDFGVFIGLPGGIDGLVHLSDLSWSEAGEEAVRKYKKGDEVEAIVLGIDVEKERISLGIKQLEGDPFSNYVAMNDKGSIVDGVVKSVDAKGAVITLTPDVEGYLRASEISQDRVEDARNVLKEGEKVNAMVINIDRKSRGINLSIKAKDSAEQQEAMRGLQADSSAAATGTTNLGALLKAKLDGQNQ
- the serC gene encoding 3-phosphoserine/phosphohydroxythreonine transaminase gives rise to the protein MRVFNFSAGPAAMPEEVLRQAAAEMLDWNGSGMSVMEMSHRGKEFMSIHEAALADLRELLGVPANYRILFLQGGGIAENAIVPMNLLGSRTTADFVITGSWSQKSFNEAKKYCVPHLAATGKTDAGFTRVPAFSEWRMSDDPAYVHLCTNETIDGVETFDIPDLGNVPLVADVSSHILSRPIEIEKYGAIFGGAQKNIGMAGVTLVIVREDLLDRALSICPSAFEWKTVALNNSLYNTPPTYAIYIAGLVFKWLKAQGGLAAIEARNIEKSKLLYDAIDASGFYLNKVEKPARSRMNVPFFLADESRNEDFLAGAKERGLLQLKGHKSVGGMRASIYNAVPLAGVQALVEYMKDFERRCA